The genomic interval CACCACCACCTGCACGCGCTTGGGATCGACCGGGACGACGTCCGTTTGCGGGATCTCCTTGTCCCCGAACCACACACGCACGTCGCTCGAAAAGCCGTTGCCGCGCACCAACGCCAGCTGCCCGCCGTTCCAGGGACCGTGAGGTGGCTCCACGCCCAGCACCGCGTGGGGATCGCTCACCGGCACGTCGCCCTTGGCGTCCCCGAAACCCACGCCGGAGTCGACCAGGTTCGGCGGTGGCGATCCGGCGTCGTCCAGGTACTGCTTCTCGAACTTGCCGGTGTCCCGAGCGATGCACCCCGGGGCCAGCACCGCGCCGCCGGCCAGGGCCAGGAGCGCCACGCGGATCAGGTTGTCGCTCGAGCGCCCCACAGCCCGTGAAGGCTAGGGCCAGGCCCCCCAGGGTGCAACTCGATGCCCCATCGAACCGGGGCTTTTGTACCAGCCCCAGGGCCGAGGGATTGTTGGTCCGGCGCGAGTCCCGGAACGGAGCGGCCGTCGCGCGCTATTGCGGCGAGGCGTTCCACTGCCCGCCACCCGTGGGCGAGTACAGGTAGCCCCAGGTGCCGGTGAGGTTCTTGTCGGACGTGCTCTTGCGGCTGAGCACCGCGCGGCCGGCCCCCGGCTGCGGGAAGAACGTGCTCCAGCTGCAGTTGAAGTTGAGGCCGCTGCCGTCCTTGTTGCAGTCGAGCCGTCCGCTCACCCCCTGCGCCGGCGTGAAGTTGCAGGTCAGGGTGGTGGCGGCCTCGGTGCAGGCCATGGGGCCGCGGGTGCTCGAGTAGTTGCCCGAGAGGGAGACCGCGCCCGTCGCTGGTGGCGGCGTGGTGGTCGGCGGCGGCGTGGTCGTGGGGGGCGGCGTGGTCGTGGGCGGGGTGGTGGTCGTGGGCGGTGGCGTCGTCGTGGTTGGCGCCCCAGCGGGGACCAGATCCCACTTGCCGCGGCTGTTGGAGGAGAAGAAGTCGCCCCAGGTGCCGGCGAGGACGCCGCTGTCTTGGCGCACGAACTGGGCGCGGCCTTGGCCGCCGCCGCTCCAACCGCAGTCGAGGTTCGTGCCGTTGGCGGAGCAGAGCAACATGCCGCCCGGGTACTGGCAGCTCACCGTGGCGCCGCTCTGCTTGCAGCTGACGTTGCCGCGGTCCGACGTGTAGTCACCAGCGAAGGAACCGTTCCAAGGCTGCGGTGTGGTGGTCGGCGGCGGGGTGGTCGTGGGTGGCGTGGTGGTGGGCGGCGGGGTCGTCGTGGGCGGCGTGGTGGTGGTGGGCGTGCCGGTGCCGTACAGCGTGCTGATGGCGGCGCGGTCGCCGTTCGAGAGACCGTCGCGCTGACCGATGGTCGCGCCAGATTGCTTCGGGATGATCGTGGCCTTGCCCGACTTGCTGAAGGCCTTGGACGAGTAGTGCATGATGCTGGAGTAGTCGTAGGCGCCGATGTCCTGACCACGGCCGTCACGCTTCTCGAAGTTCGACTTGTACGCCGGGCTGATCTCGTCCCACGCGATGGTGATGAAGTCGTCGCGATCGCCGCGCGATTGCTCGTGATAGAAGCCCGCGGCGTGCAGCATC from Polyangiaceae bacterium carries:
- a CDS encoding M12 family metallopeptidase, coding for MKPLARGAALLTLPLLFAACTINTGQTNQRAQYAPTAPPPDSSPPGPRSPLSAEGYQLQAPRQVVTAPLFLPGSAVRQLVSYQVVNGMAVMEGDILLGPAQNVAMLYAMPRTSPFGVKGAVTLKDSSSLWPKGDIPYVIDASVSQSQSQNIAWAIGQVNETELNVRPRTSADKDYVLFKDSGSDCSSYIGRIGGAQPIQVADCGRGSIIHEMLHAAGFYHEQSRGDRDDFITIAWDEISPAYKSNFEKRDGRGQDIGAYDYSSIMHYSSKAFSKSGKATIIPKQSGATIGQRDGLSNGDRAAISTLYGTGTPTTTTPPTTTPPPTTTPPTTTPPPTTTPQPWNGSFAGDYTSDRGNVSCKQSGATVSCQYPGGMLLCSANGTNLDCGWSGGGQGRAQFVRQDSGVLAGTWGDFFSSNSRGKWDLVPAGAPTTTTPPPTTTTPPTTTPPPTTTPPPTTTPPPATGAVSLSGNYSSTRGPMACTEAATTLTCNFTPAQGVSGRLDCNKDGSGLNFNCSWSTFFPQPGAGRAVLSRKSTSDKNLTGTWGYLYSPTGGGQWNASPQ